The Nocardia arthritidis genome has a window encoding:
- a CDS encoding RNA polymerase sigma factor, which yields MSSEDVADRAALDGERALVGRAVAGDPGAVAEVVRLLQDPLYRLALRMVWRPADAEDATQEIMLRVLGKLDTWRAEARLLTWAYRVGANYLINLRRQTPQLSLDTYREDLADGLAEADYRGPEARLLTDEVRLNCSQAMLQCLARDERIAFVLSDVFELSSHDAAWVLDITPEAYRKRLARAKKRLGNFLNSACGIADPKAFCRCARRVDKAMELGRVDPRRLHFATHPIAPGGRGVREAEQQMVRLHDAAAVIRVHPDYAAPQAKMDAIAGLLESGRFPLLGD from the coding sequence GTGAGTTCGGAAGATGTGGCCGATCGGGCCGCGCTGGACGGGGAGCGGGCGCTGGTCGGCAGGGCGGTCGCGGGCGATCCGGGCGCGGTCGCGGAAGTTGTTCGGCTGCTGCAGGATCCGCTGTATCGGTTGGCGCTGCGGATGGTGTGGCGGCCGGCCGACGCCGAGGACGCCACCCAGGAGATCATGCTGCGGGTGCTCGGCAAACTCGACACGTGGCGGGCCGAGGCGCGGCTGTTGACCTGGGCGTATCGCGTCGGGGCCAATTATCTGATCAACCTGCGCAGGCAGACGCCGCAGCTCAGCCTCGACACCTACCGGGAGGATTTGGCCGACGGACTGGCGGAGGCGGATTACCGCGGTCCGGAGGCGCGGCTGCTGACCGACGAGGTGCGGCTGAACTGTAGTCAGGCGATGCTGCAATGCCTGGCCCGCGACGAGCGGATCGCCTTCGTCCTCTCCGATGTCTTCGAGCTGAGCTCACACGATGCGGCCTGGGTTCTCGACATCACCCCGGAGGCGTACCGAAAACGCTTGGCGCGCGCCAAGAAACGGCTCGGCAACTTCCTGAACTCGGCTTGCGGCATCGCCGATCCCAAGGCGTTCTGCCGGTGTGCGCGCCGGGTGGACAAGGCGATGGAACTCGGCCGGGTCGATCCCCGGCGGCTCCACTTCGCCACCCATCCGATCGCGCCGGGCGGGCGCGGCGTTCGCGAGGCCGAACAGCAGATGGTCCGGCTGCACGACGCGGCGGCGGTCATCCGAGTCCATCCCGATTACGCTGCGCCCCAAGCGAAAATGGACGCCATCGCCGGTCTGCTGGAGTCCGGTCGCTTCCCGTTGCTCGGTGATTAG